TTGGTGGTATGGTCTATTATAGTCCTCATATAAGAACACTCACTGCTAATGAAAATACATACACACGCACGCACATAGTTATAACTCTCTGCCCACTGGAAAGAGCCCATCTATAAATCCTACATTTATTTTAGACTTTTTGGTGATTATGTAAAGGTTACCGCGCTTTTATCCCACGGATTACAATACTGAAAATTAAGGTGGAACCCTTAAAGTCTATTCCCATCTATGGACTAGACAGAAGATAATCTATTCCCACTTGCTTTCTTCTTTCCAAAACTTGGTTGCCAGATGACACTTCTCCCTAGAGCAGAACTCAAATCTGGAGCCCTCTTGCACTCTTTTGCCCTTTAAACATACAGTCATTTCAGCTGTTCCGTTACCCTTTGTAGAGGGCTAAGGTATCTGGGAAtactaaatcatttttttccagtttaaatatttatatttttaaaaaacggggaagaaaataataataataaaaagcaatcGACTTTGGGCAACAATCATGAAAATTGGAAGAAAAGGCTACCTGAacagaaaagagaataaaaagcTATTTGATTAAAACCTCCTGGCACCTCCAGCAAGCTCTTTTTCTTGCCAATCaccaaaagaaaaggaggagcaaTCAGGGCTATCAAATGCTACTGttggggagagggaagggagaagccATTTGGGTGCTGAAGCATAAATTATTTCAGCTCAGGTGAAGattgggaagaggaggaaaaccaTATTGCCTCATCTTTCCCCCAAACAGACAATGCACTATGGTGAGTGAAAAGCTTGGGATCGGGTCAGATAGGCAAGATGAGAGAAGGAAGTGAGCTTTTAGTCCTCTGAGCCCAGTCTTTTGGATCACCAGATAACTGGGATAGGGATGCCACGAAAGCTGGGTCAtcatttctgcctccctcctctCACCAGATATGGTCCAAGCCCTTGCCCTTCCCCACAACGTTGTCTTGTTTTCAGAGGCAAAGGAAGGCTGAAATGGCTGAGACAGTAGCGTTGACAGagtccctcttctctccctccccctcactGGCTTGGCCCGTTCTCCTCAGCCCATGAAGGAGTCGCCCTCGTCTTCTTCGAAGTGGCACTGCTGGAGGACCTTGATGTGATACTCGTAGATCTTGAGGGCCGGTCCCAGGCGGATAGAGAGGCCAGTAAGCACATCAGTGCGCTGCATCAGCAGCAGAGATTTCCCATCAATctcctggggagggggagggatacacaAAAACAGAATGTCATGAGATCAGTGCACCGGCAGCACACTAGGAAGAGGTTTCTTCCTTTCTATAAAGCAGGAGAAGAGTTCCAAGTCTAGTTGATTAAAACAACACTGAGGCATCCATCCATGCGTGCCTACGTACACATGTGCACTGCACATATGCGTTATCTCTCACCAGTCTGTGAGCTGAGAAGAGCCATTACAGAATCACCGCTGCCTAATTGCGAAGGGACTCTCCAAGACATCTAGTCCATTACTCTGCTTAGCACAGGGATCTACTAAAGAAAATGTGTtctagaaaatgttggataaccatctgactgagatggtgaagggatcctgcctgggcagggggttggactagaagacctccaaggtcccttccaactctgttgttatgttatgttatgttatgttatgttatgttatgttatgttatgttatgttatgttatgttagatatGGCTGCAACTACTCTCTCAATAATACAGgtatttttaattagatttttatatcacTTTTATTCATCCTTCTTTAGTGACCACACTTGGGACCAGCACTTTTTATGTTAAACaaagcagttgctaagcaaaactaTGACTCTGCTTATAATCTTACCGTATTTCAACCTTCCTGTGCTTTACAGATCTGCAAAGATTGTCAATGAAATCTTAGTTACCGGTACTTTTATCTCTGTCGTGACTgcaaacggttgctaaatgaaaattatacctatatttacatttacattttattcACTTGCTAATTTCAAACATATTTATAATAAAACTGAAAACAACCAACCCAATTGCATTGGCTTTGCCAATCCACCATTAGGCAAAGTAAGGCAGGTGACTGGGGTCCAATACACTCCCTAGCTGCTTGTTGGTGCTTGTCATATTCCTACCCTCTTAAAGTAACCAGGCACTCCAGGTGTGCTGGTAGATTTTGCCAGTATGGAAGTAAAATTCAATAATCAGGTCTACCGGCTTGTCAAAATGGAACTCAGAAACTATGATTCCTAGGCATCAAAATGATTTAATTGCCCAACACCTAAATGTGAGATTGAAATAAGATCTAAAAGATTTAAAATCTAAGCTTTCAGAAGGCCCAAAGCCTTTATTGCAAATtgaaatttgtatttttgaaggaGCCAGCAAAAGGTTATCTAACAAAGAGATAATCTCtggtcctctggtggctcagcagactaagtatgtctgttattaacacagctgcttgcaattactgcaagttcaagtcccaccaggcccaaggttgactcagccttccatcctttataaggtaggtaaaatgaggacccagatcgttgggggcaataaagttgactttgtatataatatacaaatggatgaagactattgcttaacacagtgtaagccgccctgagttttcggagaagggcgggatataaattcaaatttaaaaaaaaaagagcataggCCACAGTAAAGAATTAGGGAGCATGACTGCGGGGGGCTGAAATAGTCAGGAGGTGCAAAAGGGTGGGGGAATCTTTCTGAAAACATATTTTGGTGAGAGGTACCAAAATCTTGTCACAGCCTGAGCTCAAGAAAACTAGTTATAAAAAGGAGGACCACAAATGTCAAATGACATCCAGTGAGGGGCCGCTTTCTCATCTCTGTTTTACCATGTTTtaaagggagggttttttttaatgaaatgtaaGACATATATTGTTACCGAAATAAACCAGTGATCACGCAGTATATAATTACTTTTAAGCAGGTGTTCTCTTGAAatactgaatgaatgaaatacatCATCCTCCATCAAAATAAGAGATCAAAATTTTTAGGACCTATTTCATAAGCACTTTATCTGAAATATAATCTTCCAATCCCTTTTCTTGGGATCCTCAGGTTCTCACCTGCTCCTGAAAGGCTGAAGCTTGCTCAGCAAACCCAGCTTCTGTGAAATAATCCACGACGTCACTGACAGTCCATTCCACAGGGTCAGAAGGCTTCTCTTTCACTGaactggaggaggggggagaaagtgAAATTGAGATCAGAGGCATTGCACAGCTTCTTCTCCAAGCCAAGGATTCCTCATCAGCACCAGATCGTAACATCACCAGATATTGTTCATGCGTGCTTATACATGTACACTCATTCTGCACCGAAAGAATTCATCACAAGTGAATTGTATAGCATCTTTCTGTAGAAGTTTAAATCTGCTTTAAAGCATCTACTGCTGACATAGAAAAATGCAGCAATTTAATACCCATGTTTTCAATCACACTTCAGGAGAgattataaaatgtaaaaattaagaaaattaaataccACACATCAGAAAATTGTAAGAGTATCACAAAACTGACAACTAAATGTAATGGCCTTAAAAAATTCAGGAATATAAAAAATTATTGGCCTGAAACTGAAAGCAGGTGTTAAGACAATTCTCTCTCAGGTCAGTGTTCTACAACTAGGAATGACTGAAGATACCCTCTTTGCTCACAACTTTTCATTTTACATTACATTACCCAAAGGAGGCAATGTGAAGTTATATGAGGCAGAATGGCCAAATAGTTTGGTTCTTACCTTCTAATGATATCTAAAATGTAATGCATAAAATAGTTTTACAGTACAGGTGCATCACAATTGTTAATATCCAGCCATGCTTGGTAAGTTTGCAGTTGGCGTTTGCATTAAATGCTGTTTCTGAACAGCAAGCAAAGCCAGTCCAATATAGAGGTCATAAAAACAAATAGACCAGGGCACAGAGAACTGAAGCCAGGATAGTCATGAGTCCCTCCAAAAACTGGAAGCAACCACCACATCAAGAGTTCTAGCATGGTATGACACTTTAAGGATAATAAACAAAACAACCCCAATGTGGATATTTCAACCCCGCAGCTCTTATTTTGCAATCTAAAAGGAAGAGGAGGCTCACTTCCTCTAACAACCATCACAGAGACAGTAGCCAAAGAGTCCTTATATCTTTTCTCCTCTTCAGGCCATCTTCTTCTCATACACCAGTTTCTTTTCCCAAGGCAGAGCATATTAGATCCTTGGTGCTGTTGCCATTAGAACCAGTCAATGTGTGGTGGCAGTGAACATTATAAAAGTACAGAGCAAGTAAGATATGACCAAGCTTTCTGAGATATCTTCAACCTACATTAATTGTTGAAAACATTGCTCTAGATTCTAAAGACAAGTGATAGTAGCAGAAGATGGGTTCAAATGTATCCACTTTTTCTTTATCATAAATAAACCAGGTATAATTGAAGAATAGGTTGTGATCTCTGCACAAAACTTACACGCAACTGAATGGTCTCCCATCTGCCTGGATGCCAGGTCTCCCAGGAGATGAGGGCACAGAGGGATCAGCCCCTGCAACAGCTGGTGACACTGGAGAAAAAGCAGAGAAACAAACAGGGATAGATCTTGTTCTGTATCAGTATAACTGGAATTGGACAGTACTGTGTTTGGGGTCCTTTAAAAGCAATGAAAAATGTTACTATCAATAGAAGATTTTAACTTCCACGACagtcaataccactaacaatattcTTGCCTTTCACTTGCCCCAGCTCTAGTTCCAACCTACTCTAGAATGCCAGTTAATAATTCTTAAAACTGAATGAGTCTCCATAGTTATTGCAGAGCTACACatatacattgacataaaatGCAAGCATGCAATACATTAAATTATCATTCAATCCATGTATTAGCGTTTAAGTGACCCCCAATCTCAGATCTTTTGCCTTACTATCTACTAAGTTTCCTAGAAAAGCCAAGTTTAGCCAACTAATTCCCCATCTTCTGCTATTTATTCTTGCCTAACCCATACCTGCTCTGTCTGGTTGCTGATAGGCACTGCCATCTTTCTTGCTGCCTCCCAGATGGTGACAGGCACTTTCTCCAGGCCAAGAGGCCTTTGTGTGACATTGCTCATTTCCTTCATGCTGAGAATGCTCCAATCCTTTGTTCAAAGATGCTTCCTCTAGGGAGTGCAGGTCTCTGGGGGTGGCACTGCTGGGTGGGATCTCTTTCCCACCATGCTTGCTGTCCTTACAGTCACCATTCACCTGGCCTGTCGCAGGTCTGCTGTAGTTGCTGGCCTCAAAATCTTGTGCCACTTCTGAACCTTCAGACATAGTGGAGACTTCATCCTCTTCTTCGTCTTCGTCCTCGTCTTCTTCACCTTTGATCTCCTCCCCTGCCTTCTATTAATATCACAGAGAATAAATAAGAACAGCAAACACATTTTAATTTAGCATTCTTATGACATATTGGGATTTCATCTATCATGAAGGCAAGTACAATCGCACATGGGAGTAAGGCACAACTACTTTTGAGACACATCATTGCATTGTTAGTTACTTTGCATAAGACATCTCATATCCCAAACCCAGGCAGTTTCTGAGCCATTTTGTTTCACTTTCCCTTACTTGTACACACTCAGATATCTCTGTGGGCAGTTGATGCAATCAGACTAAGTGGTGCTGGGATGGGAAACTTCTTAAACGTCTCCACTGCTCTAGCAATGTGCTTAAAAGCTCCTTGAAGCAGGAACAGGAAACTTTTTTTATCCAGGGAGAATTTCATGCTAGTCAACCACTGCCTCCTCCATCTTCTACCCGCAGCTTTTATGAAAATCTGTGATCATTCTCATcaattaaaaattggaaa
This genomic window from Ahaetulla prasina isolate Xishuangbanna chromosome 2, ASM2864084v1, whole genome shotgun sequence contains:
- the SAMD1 gene encoding sterile alpha motif domain-containing protein 1 translates to MAGPPPPPPGQEAPRYQEWILDTIDSLRSRKARPDLERICRMVRRRHGPEPERTRAELEKLIQQRAVLRVSYKGSISYRNAARVQPPRRGGAPAASPAAPQRPARTSPPSAPAATATPRSSQRAAPRAEPVAPPPPPPPPPPPPPRRTGRERPPPPAAQEESSPVSLREIERYLGGDGAAPGGGRVTRGRAQGLLQEERLERTRLGGGGGGGGSSSNSVALPRAERGAQARAPNARPYRNKKAGEEIKGEEDEDEDEEEDEVSTMSEGSEVAQDFEASNYSRPATGQVNGDCKDSKHGGKEIPPSSATPRDLHSLEEASLNKGLEHSQHEGNEQCHTKASWPGESACHHLGGSKKDGSAYQQPDRAVSPAVAGADPSVPSSPGRPGIQADGRPFSCVSVKEKPSDPVEWTVSDVVDYFTEAGFAEQASAFQEQEIDGKSLLLMQRTDVLTGLSIRLGPALKIYEYHIKVLQQCHFEEDEGDSFMG